In Pelotomaculum isophthalicicum JI, the DNA window GACAAACAATTACTCTCTTTGCTTTATCCGCCGGCAAACAATAAAAACACAGTTCCTGAACCTGACATGGAGTATGTTTTCTACGAGATGAAGAAAAAAAGCGTTACTCTGATGCTTCTTTGGGAGGAATATAAAGAGAAACATCCTAATGGCATCATGTATACTCAATTCTGTGAGCGTTACCGGAAGTTTAAAAAGGCCAACCAGCTAACCATGCATATTGAACATAAAGCAGGCGAGGAAATGCAGGTTGACTGGGCAGGCCAGACCATGTCTTATGTGGAACCTGAGACCGGAGAAATTAAAACTGCATACCTCTTTGTGGCCGTCCTGCCGGCCAGTGCCTACCCTTTTGTTCATGCCTATGGTGATACCAAGCTTCCCAATTGGATCGACGCCCATGTCAGGGCTTATGAATACTTCGGAGGCGTTCCCAAAGTCACCATTCCAGATAATACGAAAACCGCTGTTATTACACCGGATCGCGTAGATCCGGTCCTAAACAAGAGTTATAACGAAATGGCCAGGCATTACCATACTACGTTGGTTCCCGCACGCGCTGGCAAACCTAAAGATAAGGCCGCCGGCGAAAATATAATCGGTAACGTTTCCAGAAGAATTATTGCCGCCCTTAGAAACAGACAGTTTTTTAGCCTCTATGAGATAAACCAATCACTCAGAGAAGAGCTTGCCAAGTTTATTCAACGCCCTTTTCAAAAGATGGAGGGCAACCGGCTGACGGCCTTTGAAAAGATTGACAAACTATTTTTACAGCCCCTGCCGTCAACAAGATATGAATTTGCCGATTGGAAAGAGACCAAAGTACAATTCAACTACCATGCTGAATATGACGGCTTCTTTTACAGTGTCCACTACTCCTATGTAGGTCAGCCATGCTCGGTACGGGCAACATCCAAAACCATTGAAATCTATATCGCCGGCGAAAGAGTGGCCGCTTATCCGAGAAATTATAACCGGTATAAACGGTATACCACCCAACCGGAACATATGCCGGAAGAACACAAGGTTGTATCCGGCTGGAGTTCAGAACGTTTTCTGTCCTGGGCGAAAACCATCGGTCCCTATACCCGTGAACTTATAAAAAGCGTTCTCGAAAGCCGGGAGTACCCGGTGCAGACCTATCGAGCCTGTATGGGTATCATAAGGCTTAGTAAAAGTTATACCCCTGAAGCCCTGGAAAAGGCCAGCCAAGAAGCCCTGGCGAAAAGAACCTATTCCTACAAGT includes these proteins:
- the istA gene encoding IS21 family transposase, translated to MLKAKEILRLKHEVGLSLREIGKSCNCGKTTVSEVIERANNAGITWPIELNDKQLLSLLYPPANNKNTVPEPDMEYVFYEMKKKSVTLMLLWEEYKEKHPNGIMYTQFCERYRKFKKANQLTMHIEHKAGEEMQVDWAGQTMSYVEPETGEIKTAYLFVAVLPASAYPFVHAYGDTKLPNWIDAHVRAYEYFGGVPKVTIPDNTKTAVITPDRVDPVLNKSYNEMARHYHTTLVPARAGKPKDKAAGENIIGNVSRRIIAALRNRQFFSLYEINQSLREELAKFIQRPFQKMEGNRLTAFEKIDKLFLQPLPSTRYEFADWKETKVQFNYHAEYDGFFYSVHYSYVGQPCSVRATSKTIEIYIAGERVAAYPRNYNRYKRYTTQPEHMPEEHKVVSGWSSERFLSWAKTIGPYTRELIKSVLESREYPVQTYRACMGIIRLSKSYTPEALEKASQEALAKRTYSYKYFSIILKQVTAKAAETKAEKIIQHANVRGSRAYAGGGIHA